Proteins co-encoded in one bacterium genomic window:
- a CDS encoding pyrroloquinoline quinone-dependent dehydrogenase, with translation MIRSNRTPAVWLALIGSALCFACTDTPADCSWQRRGDDTEWVSYGNDVGGTHFSPVAQIGTANVGCLEEAWEFRTGDLPDTYGAHDSNLAAEVTPVLVDGSLILCTPYNRVIALNPETGEERWSFDPKIDLNGKYGNQLVCRGVSPWLDSKRSATSECKRTIFTATNDARLIAIDGRNGELCRDFGDGGIIDLNPGVGEQEWRGEYQMTSPPALGHDVVVVGSAISDNTRNNAPSGVVRAYDARSGALRWAWDLRPPDFVPTETNTSDEGYALATPNIWAPMAVDLDLNLVFVPTGNPAPDYFRGESNLDHYGSSVVALDLDSGKPAWSFQTVHRDLWDFDLPAQPTLFNLRRNGREIPALVQATKMGLLFILNRETGESLFPIEERPVPQIGVPDERLSPTQPFPIKPPPLVPHSLTADEAWGVTPFDRASCRTSIEQLRFEGIYTPPTIEGTLVVPGNAGGSNWGGVAVDEANQRLIANTQNLPWMVALIPRNEAVDLKEEGRDEYAEFAPMRGTPYVLKRSLLMSPLGLPCSAPPWGELAAVDLVNGEIEWQVPLGTVRDLSPVPLPWKLGVPNLGGPLVTGGGLIFIGAALEKAFRAFDAETGEEIWNTRLPFGPQATPMTYSAGGRQFV, from the coding sequence ATGATTCGATCGAATAGAACACCCGCTGTCTGGCTGGCCTTGATCGGATCTGCTCTCTGCTTCGCATGCACAGACACTCCAGCCGACTGCAGTTGGCAGCGCCGTGGAGATGACACCGAGTGGGTCTCGTACGGCAACGATGTTGGGGGAACGCACTTCTCTCCGGTTGCACAGATCGGGACCGCCAACGTCGGCTGTCTCGAGGAGGCGTGGGAGTTTCGAACCGGAGACCTTCCGGATACCTACGGCGCACACGATTCGAATCTGGCCGCCGAAGTCACGCCGGTTCTGGTCGACGGATCTCTGATCCTGTGCACGCCCTACAACCGGGTGATTGCGCTCAATCCCGAAACCGGAGAAGAGCGCTGGAGTTTCGACCCCAAGATCGACCTGAACGGCAAGTACGGAAATCAACTGGTCTGCCGCGGTGTCTCACCGTGGTTGGACTCGAAACGGAGCGCGACCTCCGAGTGCAAGCGCACGATCTTCACCGCAACCAACGATGCGCGCCTGATCGCGATCGACGGCCGGAATGGCGAGCTGTGCAGGGATTTCGGAGATGGTGGAATCATCGATCTCAACCCCGGCGTGGGCGAACAGGAGTGGCGTGGGGAGTACCAGATGACTTCGCCGCCTGCTCTCGGGCACGACGTCGTGGTCGTCGGCTCCGCGATCTCCGACAACACGCGCAATAACGCCCCCAGTGGGGTCGTACGTGCTTACGACGCGCGCAGTGGCGCACTGCGTTGGGCCTGGGATCTGCGTCCACCGGATTTCGTTCCGACCGAGACCAATACAAGCGACGAGGGCTACGCACTGGCCACACCGAACATCTGGGCGCCGATGGCCGTCGATCTGGATCTCAATCTGGTGTTCGTGCCCACTGGTAATCCCGCACCGGACTATTTTCGCGGCGAGTCGAACCTGGACCACTACGGCAGTTCGGTGGTCGCGCTCGACCTAGACAGCGGCAAGCCGGCCTGGAGCTTTCAGACCGTGCACCGCGACCTATGGGATTTCGACTTGCCCGCGCAACCGACCCTGTTCAACCTGCGACGCAATGGTCGAGAGATTCCCGCGCTCGTTCAGGCTACGAAGATGGGGCTTCTGTTCATCCTGAACCGCGAAACCGGCGAATCGCTCTTCCCGATCGAGGAACGGCCGGTACCCCAGATCGGGGTCCCGGATGAGCGTCTCTCACCAACCCAACCGTTTCCGATCAAACCACCACCGCTGGTTCCTCACTCACTGACGGCTGACGAAGCCTGGGGCGTCACACCTTTCGATCGCGCTTCCTGCCGGACGAGCATCGAGCAACTGCGCTTCGAAGGGATCTACACACCGCCGACGATCGAAGGTACGCTCGTGGTTCCGGGCAATGCCGGTGGTTCGAACTGGGGAGGTGTTGCGGTCGACGAGGCAAACCAACGCCTGATCGCCAACACCCAGAACCTCCCCTGGATGGTCGCGCTGATACCGCGTAACGAGGCGGTCGACCTGAAGGAGGAGGGCCGCGACGAGTACGCCGAGTTCGCGCCAATGCGCGGCACACCCTATGTGTTGAAGCGCTCGTTGCTCATGTCGCCACTCGGCCTGCCCTGTAGTGCGCCGCCCTGGGGAGAACTGGCGGCCGTCGACCTGGTGAACGGAGAGATCGAGTGGCAGGTGCCACTCGGAACCGTGCGCGATCTGTCCCCCGTACCGCTTCCGTGGAAGCTCGGTGTACCAAACCTGGGTGGACCACTGGTGACCGGCGGCGGATTGATCTTCATCGGCGCGGCCCTGGAAAAGGCTTTCCGCGCCTTCGACGCGGAGACCGGTGAAGAGATCTGGAACACGCGCCTGCCCTTCGGTCCACAGGCCACACCCATGACGTATTCCGCAGGCGGACGTCAGTTCGTGG
- a CDS encoding DUF1330 domain-containing protein, protein MADVPVYMIANLDITDPDRYRQYEMGFFSILKKHGGEFFTFDDKIETLEGVAPPSGRLVIFSFPSEQAAHSWYEDPEYQALSEHRRAGTTLNFLTMVHGLPPRG, encoded by the coding sequence TTGGCCGATGTTCCCGTCTACATGATTGCGAATCTCGATATCACCGATCCGGATCGCTACCGCCAGTACGAAATGGGTTTCTTTTCCATCTTGAAGAAGCACGGGGGCGAGTTCTTTACCTTCGACGACAAGATCGAGACACTCGAAGGCGTCGCACCGCCTAGCGGACGATTGGTGATCTTCAGCTTCCCCTCGGAACAGGCCGCGCACTCCTGGTACGAAGACCCCGAGTACCAGGCGCTGTCGGAGCACAGGCGAGCGGGAACGACACTGAACTTCCTGACGATGGTTCACGGCCTGCCACCGCGCGGATAG